The Jiangella alba genome includes the window GAAGGGCACCCGCGGCTACGTGCTGCGCGGCGGCGAGGCGCTGCTGGTCGAACGGACCGACGGTGTGCGCACCCTCGTCACCGTCGACGACGCCGGCACCGCGGCCGCGCTGCTCAACGCGCTGCTGGAGCGCCGCTTCGGCGGTGTCTGACGCTCAGGCCGACCAGCGGCCTCGGTGCACCACGGCGTCGAGGTCGCGGCGGCCGCGGCGCAGCGACGGCGAGCGGCGGTCGGGCGCGCGGTGGCCGATGCTGACGACGCCGATCGGCTTGTAGTCGGCCGGGACGCCGAAGGCGGCTCGGAACGCGTCGACGCGGTCGGCCGGGATGCCGAAGAAGCAGGCGCCCAGACCCTCGTCGACGACGGTCAGGAGCATGAGCAGGCTGGCCATGCCGGTGTCGATGTCCCAGTACGGCGCCGTCCAGCGGGACTCGTCGCGGTCGGTCCAGCCCTTGTCCGGCTCGGCGTACCGGTCGAGGTAGGCCGCCTTCGACGACAACGGCACGATCAGCACGGGCGCCCGGCGCAGGCCGGCCGACCACGCGTCGGAGCCGTCGCCGGGTGGCGTGGCCGCGTCCCAGAACCGGGCGACGTCGGCGGGGGAGTCGAGGCGCAGGAACGCCCAGCCCTGGCTGAACCCGGCGCTCGGCGCGTGCAGCGCGTGGGTGAGGACGCGGTCGACGACGGCGGGGTCGACCGGCTCGTCGGTGTAGTTGCGGACCATGCGGCGACGGGCGACGACGTCGGCGAACTCCATGGGCCCATCTTCGTGGACGAGGTCCGGGCGGCGGCGCACGGGATCGGGGAAGGAGCGCCGCCGCCCGGAGGCCCGTTGTTCAGGAGCGAGTCCGGCGCATGCCGCCGGACATCATGGCGAGGGCGCACAACACGATGACGGCGCCGGCGATGATGTTGCTCACGATGGCGGAGTTCTCCGGCGTCGGCCCGTCGACGGCCCAGGGCGCCACGATGGCCCAGGCGCCCAGGATGGGCGCGACCCAGGCCATGCCGTGGAAGTGGCCGTAGGAGGCCACGAACCCGGCCGCCAGCAAGGCGACGGCGATGCCGGTGAACAGGTTGGTCATGGTGAGCGCGGAGTGGTCGGAGAATCCGATCACCCATGGCGACATCGCGACATAGAGGCCGGCCAGGAACGTCAGGCCGTCGGCGGACTGCGCGACGGGAGTCTCGGCGAGCTGGTCGTACCTGTGCCTCATGGCAGCGACGTCGGGGTGTTGTTCGATGTCGGGAGTCGGCATGGTCATGACCCCCACCTCCTTCGGAGGACACCGGGTCGATCCCGCACTCTTATGATGCTCCTCTCGACCCCTGATCGTCGAAGCGATCAGCCGCCGCCGTAAGAGACGAGCTCCACATGGCGATCTTCCGCCGCAAGACCAGGGTGACCGACGACCCCCGGCCCGCGATCGCCCGGTTCTGGGCGTGGTGGACCGAGCACCGCGACGACGTCCTCGCGGCGTTCGAGGAGAAGCGCTCCGACGACCTCATCGAGCTGCTCCGCCCGCCGGTCGCCGCCATCGACCCGTCGCTGAACTGGGAGGTCTCACCCAGCGCGGCGAAGCGGTTCATGCTGGTGGTCTCCAGCGGCGGCAAGGCCGAACTGCGCGGGCTGGCCGAGCGCTGGATGCTGGCCGCGCCCGACGACCCCGAGGTCGAGTTCGCGCCGGTGCGCCGGGCCGACCCCGCCCTGTTCGACTCCGTCGTCATGAAGGTCGACGACTACGACATCGAGCTGCGCGAGCTGGTCGCCGGCACCCGCGTCGACCCGCAGCGCAGCCGGCTGGACGTCGTCATCCACCACCCGCTGTTCCCGCTGCTGGACAAGGAGCACCGGCTCTCGGTCGCCTTCCACGGCCTCGACGCCGCGCTCGGCGAGGACGAGGCGGAGCGCTGGATCGGCGAGGTCGAGGTCGCCGCCGACCCGCCGCTCGACGCCATCCCGGTGTCGATGCTGGGGACGGTGGTCGACCAGCTGCGCCCGTCCGACGACGTCTGGGCGCTGCTGCGCGGCAGCGGGCGCAAGGGCCCGATCGTCGCGCTGGTGCGCCGCCCGCTGGACCGCGTCGAGCGGCCGCTGGCCGACACCCACGTCGCGCTCGTGCTCGACTACCCGCCCGGTTCCGACGGCATGCCGCCGGACGACTCCCTGCTCGACGACGCCGAGCAGTTGGTCCAGCAGGTCATCGCGGAGCTGGGCGGCGAGGGCCCGCAGGTCGTCCACGTCGGCCGCGTCACCGGCGAGGGCAAGATCGTCGTGCACCTCTACGTCGACGGCCTCGAGGTCGACCCCGCGCCGGTGGGCGCGGTGCTGCAGCAGTGGACGCACGGCACCGCCGCGGTGCAGAGCCGGCCCGACCCGGGCTGGAAGGCGGTCGCGCCGCTGCTGCGCTGACGCGGGCGGCTGTACGCCGCGTCACATGAAACTCCCTGTCGGAATGTCAGGCGCCTCTGGCACAGTTGAGCATGTCGGTGTTTCGCGCCGCAGCAGTCGCGCGCCGTTTTGCTCCCCTTCACGTACTACCTCTGGAAGAGGCCGCCCTTGTCTGCGCGCACTCGCGCCGTGCCGGACGCCGACGGCGTCACCGGCCTGTCCCGCAGCACGATGATCCGCCGGATCCTCGTGCTCGGCGCGCTCACCGCACTCGGACCGCTGACCATCGATCTCTACCTGCCCGCGTTCCCCGACATCGCGGGCGACCTCGGCGCCACCGAGGCCCAGGTCCAGCTGACCCTCACCGGCACGCTGCTGGGCTTCGCCGTCGGCCAGCTCATCCTCGGCCCGTGGTCCGACGCCGTCGGCCGCCGCCGTCCGCTCATCGCCGCCACGCTGACGCATGTCGTGGCCTCGCTGCTGTGCGCCGTCGCCCCCACCATCGAGGTGCTCGGGGTCTTCCGTGTCCTGCAGGGCATGGCCGCCGCGGCCGGCGCCGTCGTGTCCATGGCCGTGGTCCGCGACCTCTACACCGGCATGCCCGCCATCCGGCTGCTGTCGCGGCTGATGCTGGTCACGGGTGTCGCGCCGGTGCTGGCGCCGACGCTGGGCGGCCAGGTGCTGCAGTTCACCGACTGGCGCGGCGTCTTCTGGGTGCTGGCCGCGCTCGGCCTCGGGCTGGTCGCCGTCGTGGTGTTCGGGCTGCAGGAGACGCTGCCCGAGGACCGCCGCCGCTCCGGCGGGGTCGCCGACACCCTGCGCACCTACGGCTCGATCCTGCGCGAGCGCACGTTCGTCGGCCTCATGCTCACCGGCGGGCTGATGATGGCCGCGCTGTTCGGCTACATCGCCGGCTCGTCGTTCGTGTTCCAGGACGTGTTCGGCCTGTCCGAGCAGTCCTACGGCATCCTGTTCGGCGTCAACTCGCTCGGCCTCATCGCCGCGACGCAGCTCAACGCGCGGCTGGTGCGCCGGGTGCGGCCGCAGTGGATCCTGGCCGGCGCGCTGGTCGCCGCCTCGGGTGCCGCCGCGCTGATGGTGCTGTTCGCGGTCACCGGACTGTTCGGCATCTACGGCATCGCGGTGCCGCTGTTCGTCATCCTCACCACGGTCGGCTTCACCATGCCGAACATCCCGGTGCTGGCGCTGGCCGGGCACAGCCGCTCGGCGGGCACCGCGGCCGCGCTGCTCGGCGCCATGAACTTCGCCGTCGGCGCCGTCAGCGCGCCGCTGGTCGGGGCGTTCGGCACCGGTTCGGCGGTGCCCATGGCGGGCGTCATGTTCGCGATGTCGGTGCTCGCCGTCGGCGCGATGTTCCTGGTCGCGCGGCCGAAGCAGATCTCCGGCCTCGAGCCCGACCCGCCGATCACCGGTGAGACCCCGCCGCCGGTGGTGGTCGAGGCGCACGTGCCCGAGCCGGCCGTGGCCGGTCGCCGCGGCCGTCGCCGGCTCACCCCCGGCGGGGCGCACCGCCCGGCCGCCATGCACGACACCGTGCCGGGCCGGCCGGGCGGCCGCCGGGCGCGCCGGCAGCGCACCCGGTCCTGACCGAGTGGCCCGGTCAGCCGAACAGGATGCTGGCCGGGCTCGGCGTGCTGAGCACGTCGCCCGTGGGCTCCGGCCGGCCGGTCTGCCGGTCGATGCGGAACGACGCCAGCTGGTCGGTGAACTGGTTGGCGACGTACAGGTACTCGCCGGACGGGTCCAGCTCGAGGTCGCGCGGGTGGCCGCCGCCGCAGGGCACGTTCGCGACCAGCGCGACGTCCGGGCCGTCGACGGACAGCACGGCGATGTCGTCGACGAACCGGTTCGCGACGTAGAGGAACCGGCCGTCGGCGCCGAGCCGGATGGCCGACGGGTAGCTCGGCCCGCGGCCGTCGTCGACGTGCGTCGAGACGTCGGCGACCACCTCGGCCGTCGTCAGGTCGACGACCGTGACCGTGGAGGCCAGCTCGGTGACGACGTACGCGTACCGGCCGCGGATGACGAGGTGACGGGGGCCGGCTCCGGGCGCGACCGCGATCTCGTCCGCCAGCGACAGCCGGCCGGTGGCGTCGTCGAGGACGTACCGGTAGACGGTGTCGGTGCCGAGGTCAGCGGCGAGGACGTGGCCGCGCTCGGTGTCGGTGACGATCATGTGCGCGTGCGGGCCGTCCTGGCGGTCCGGGTCGGGTCCGCTGCCCTCGTGCCGGACGACGTGCGTGGCGTCGCCGAGCGAGCCGTCGGCGCCGATGGGGTGCACGCTCAGCGAGCCGGACCCGTAGTCGGCGGTGAGCAGGTACCGTCCGCTCGGGTGCACCGAGAGGTGGCACGGCCCGTTGCCGCCGGTCGGCCGCGGCTCGCCCAGCGGCCGCGGTGCGCCGTCGCCGACCGCCCACGCGCTGACCGCGCCGTCGTCGACCTCGTGGATCGCGTAGAGCACCCGGCCGTCGTCGGACAACGCCAGGTACATGGGGTTGCCGACGCCGCGGAGGGCCGGCTCGCCGACCGGCGTCACCACGCCCTTCTCGATGTCGGCGACGGTGATGCCTGCTGCCGGCCGGCCCTGGCCACCCGAGGTGGCGGCCCCGATGAATGCGCGCATCGGCCCATCATCCCGGAGCGGCGCCGGCGGCCCGCCCGCGGGTCAGCCGGCCGACGTCGGCGGCTCGGCCGACTGCGGCCGGGTCCGCTGCTGGGGCATCGCCGGTGTGCCGGCGGCGCTCATGCGGACGGTGTTGCGGCCGGCGTTCTTGGCCGCGTACAGCGCGGTGTCGGCGGCCAGCACCAGCTCGTCCAGGGTGGTGATGCCGGCGGCCGGGAAGACGGTGCCGCCGACCGACGCGGTGATGGTGACGCTCACGGCGTCGTCGCGCCCGGGCGGCTCGAGCACCACCGCCTGGATGCGGCGGCGGATGCGTTCGGCCACCCGCAGGACGTTGCGTTCGTCGCCGACGTCGGGCAGCGCGACCACGAACTCCTCGCCGCCCCACCGGCCGCAGGCGTCCTCGTCGCGCACCTCGGCGAGCAGTTCCGTGGCCACGGAGCGCAGCACGCGGTCGCCGAACGGGTGGCCGTAGGTGTCGTTGATCGCCTTGAAGTGGTCGAGGTCCACGATGAGCAGGCCCATGGTGCGGCCGCGGCTACGGGCCTGGGCGAGCGCCTGGTCCGCGTACTCGTGCCACCACTTGGCCGTGGTGAGGCCGGTCTTGGCGTCGAACCGGGACGCCTGCTGGTACTGGTGCACCAGGAGGCCGCGGTGCAGGGCGACCATCGCGACGACGACGCCGGGCAGTACGAACGGGTTGTTCACGACGACGGCGGCGGTGACGAGGCCGAGGCCGAGGGCGCCGGCCTCGAGGACCTGCTCGCCGATGTTGGAGAAGAGGTCCCGCGCCCGGGCGGTCGGGCTGGACAGCGCGATGGCGACCATGACCAGGCCGAGGTTGATGGCCCACCGGAGAACGCCGGCGGCCGCGATGACCCCGAACTCGGCGAGTCCTTCCAGGCTCGCCGCCCCTGGAGCTCCGGGGTAGCTCGCCATCCCGACGGCGAGCACGACGACGGCCGCCTGCGTGCCGCAGAGCACGGTGGCGCAGGAGAAGATCCACCGATGCGGCAGGCCGGGGCGCGCGTGCGGCTTGATGCGCCACCACGCGAGGGAGTACGTCAGGACCACCATCAGCGAGGCCAGCAGCGGCGGCAGCACGATGACGGCGGCGAAGCTCCAGACGGACTTCGTGTCGATGTAGCCCGAGGTGGGGCTCCGCCAGTACTCGCGCTTGCGCTCGATGTGCCGGGTCAGCTCGATCGCCAGCCACGAGCAGCCCAGCAGCACGCCGAACCGGACGAGGTCGGAACCTCCGACGGGCACGAGCACGGCCGTCGCGGAACTCACCACGATCGATGCGGCCACCACGACGAGGATCAGGATCACCAGTGGCCTGGGCAGTTGCCACAGTGACCCGTTGCGGCACCAGTTCCAGAGTCGTCGAGTCAAGCCCTTGCACCCGCCCTCAGCCGTGCAAACCGCTGTGCTTGCCGATCTTGGTGGCACAGCATATCCGAAGTGTCCGCATCTGCCCCTGGGGTAGATGCGGACAATAGGAACGTAAGTGGGACGATCCGGTTGACCTCTTGCGGGATGCAGAAAGGAAGGGAGGGCGGTCCGATGCGCGACACGACTTGGAGCTGAACCAGACCAGACCGCGACGTGACCAGTGAGCGAGTGAGGGGAGGGCCGGGCTGATGCGTGACACGACCTGGAGCTGAACCGGACCTGATCCCGGACGAACGAGGGTGTGGAGGGAGGACCGTCCGATGCGCGACACCACCTGGAGCTGAACCGGACCGGACCACCGCGTGACGAGCGAGCGAGTGAGGGGAGGGCCGGGCTGATGCGTGACACGACCTGGAGCTGAACCGGACCTGATCCCGGACGAACGAGGGTGTGGAGGGAGGACCGTCCGATGCGCGACACCACCTGGAGCTGACACCGTCCCCCGTCTGACGGTGTGGTCGACGGCGCGTCCGGCGAGCCGTGGTCATCGGCTGGGTCCTGACGCGCGGCGCGGCGTGCTGGCTGGTCCGAGACGGGACCACCGCACGGCGGCGGCGGTTGCGGCGAGCGTGCCCAGCACCGCCGCGACGGCGATCACGGTCGATGGCGCGACGAGCTGAGCGAAGATCCCTGCTGCGACGATGGCGACGCCCTGCGCTGCGCGCAGCGCTGCGATGGCGAGGCCGACGGCCTGGCCGCGCAGGTGCGGCGGCGTCGCCTCGACGTATGCGGCCTGCGTGATCATGTCGTGCGCGGAGAACAGCCCGCTCAGCGTCCACAGCACCACCGCGGCGGCCAGGCCCGGCGCCCACGGGGTGGGGATGAGGATCGCGCTGCTCGCGACCGCGAGCGGGCCCATCAGCACGAGCCGGCGGTCGACCCGCACCCGTCGCAGGACGAGCATCCCCAGGAACGTGCCCACCGGATTGGCCGCGAGCAGCCAGCCGACCGCGGCGGAGCCGGCGCCGAGTTCGGTCGCGTACGGGACGGCGAGCCCTTCCGGCACGACGTAGAAGCCCGAACAGCAGGCGATGGCGAGCAATGTGAGCAGCCGCGGGTCGCGCGCCACGCCATGCCAGCCGGCCCGGATGGTCGCCCATTGCCCGGGAGCGGCGCTGCGCGAACCCGCGGTGAGTGCGGCGGGACGATGCGGGCTGAGGCCGTGGGCGATCAGCAGCGCCGACAGAGCGAACGTGGCCGCGTTGATGAGCAGCGCCGTGTGCACGCCGAACTCGGCCACCAGCGCCGCCGCGGCGCCGAACCCGACGACGAGTGAGGCCTGGTAGGTCATCGAGATGATCCCCAGCCCCAGCATCAGCCGGTCGCCGCTCAGGATGTCCGGCAGCGCCGCCTGTCGCGCGGCCGAGAACGGCGCCGTCAGCAACTGCACCACGGCCAGCAGGCACACCTGCCCGGCCAGCGGGACGCCGGGGATCGCCATCGCCGCCACCAGCGCCGCCCGCGCGAGGTCGGCGGCCACCATGACGTCGCGGCGCGGGAACCGGTCGGCCAGTCCGGCCAGGGTCGCGCCGCCGACGAGGTCCGGGAGGTACGTCAGCGCGTAGGTGAGCGCGGCGAGTCCGGCCGACTCCGTCCGGTCGAACACCAGCAGGGTCAGCGCCACGCGCGCGAGCTGGTCGCCGATGACGGAGAGCAGGTGCGCCAGCCACAGCCAGCGGAACTCCGCCACGCCCAGGACGTGGCGGTAGGTGGCCGGCGACGTAGACATTTCCGGAGAAGTCTGACCGGTCTGATGACGACGGGCAAGGTCGTGATCACGATGCGTCACGGCGCATCCGCGCGGCCGTCGTCGCCGGTGACGAGGGTCGTCGCGGGTGAGCCGTACCTTGCGAGGAAGTTCGGCGGCCAATTGAGTGGGCACCGGAGTGGCGTTCGGAATAACACCGCCGGATCGCTGGGAAAATCGCGCGTTTCGGTTCCGCGGAATCGTCGCGCAGCGTTATCGTCCGGAGCGGCGGCGGCCATCGCCGACGTGCGTTGTTCGGGGCGGCAGGCCGCTGAGCTGCGAAGCAGTGACGTAGCGTAAGTTTTTGATCACTGAGCGTCACGCTCCGGCACAAGATCGAACCGCTACTCTCCGTCACATTTTGTTACGCAAAGTAGTTGTTGCGAGATCGGTTTTCCCTGTCTATTCTTCTAAACATCCGCACCGGCAAATAGGTGCTCCAGTCCAATACGTTGGATTGGTCGCGAGGGACGGGGATGTCACGGAAGTGGCGCCTCGCGGCCGGGAAGCATCGGAGGTGCGATTCACGACCTCGAGTCGTGACCTTGGACCGGTACGGCCCTCCGCCCTGCACAGGCCGTGCCGTGAAAAGGGGACGTGGTGCGCGCGTCCGGGGACGTTCGCACCACGTCCCAAACGGGGCGGCGGCAGGTTTCCGCGGGCTGGTCCTGCCGCCGCAATGTGGAGACGCGGCGGGTCTGTTGGGGGGCAGGCACCCGTCGCGTTCTCCATTCCGGCGTCGCCCTCGCGCCGAGTCGGGCATTATGACATCTATAGCGTGAACGGCGCATACGGTACAGATATGACAGACCGGACGGAGCCGTGAAGCCAGGTGTGGATGCCATGACCACCAGCCCCCTCAAATCCGCCGCCCGCGAGTTGTACGGGTTCCGTGACGACGTCTCGGGCATGACGATGCGCTTCTATACGCCGGCCCAGGGGTTCGGCCACTGGACCACCTACGCCGACGGCGCCCGCGCCAGTTACCAGCGCTACCGGGTCGAGCAGGCCCTGACGCTGCCCGCGGTCACCGACGAGTCCGAGGCGCCGGTGTTCGCCATCACGTCCGACGACAGCGGGAAGGTCTGGGCCGGCTGGTACGTCAACGGCCCGCTGCGCAGCATGCGCGACGCGTACGCGCCCCGCGAGTTCGCCAGCGAACCGGTGTCGGCCTCGCTGGTCAGCGACTGGATCGAGGCCGCTCTGCCCGAGGGCGTCATCGAGCTCAAGGGCGCCTGGGTCGATCCCGCGTCGGAGCACAAGTCGGCGCTGGCCGACCTCACGTCGCGGGCGTTCCTGCACGCCATGCGGGTGCTCGGCGTCCGTTACGCGTACTGCTCGGCGGCCGAGCACGCGGCGTCGCGCTGGTTCAACTCCGGCGCCGAGGAGTTGCCCGGCATCATCCCGGCCCGCTACCCCGACGACCGCTACCGCACGACGATGCTGACGTGGGACGGCGCGACGGCCATCGAGCGCGCCACCGACGAGCAGCGCCGGCTGTTCGAGAACGAATGCCGCACTGCGACGGGCACGGAGGTTCCGGGCGCACGATGACCGATGCCGTGAACGGGGCCGGCTGGCGCCCGGAGCTGGTGACCGACCCCGAACGACTGGCCGCCCTGCGTGCCGACCCCGCGGTGCAGGTGGCCGACACCCTCGGGCAGCAGCAGCGTGACCTCGCCCGGTTGCTCTCCGCGGCACCGCCGGAGGTCGCCGGCGAGCCGGCGCGGTGGTTCTACTACCCCTGGCGGCGCACCCTGGTGCAGCTGCTCGGGCCCGAGGCCTTCCACCGGCTGCGCACCGACCGCAACCGCAACAAGATCACCGCCGAGGAGCAGCAGCGGCTGCGCCGGCTCTCCGTCGGCGTCGCCGGCCTCAGCGTCGGCCATGCCATCGCGCACACGCTGGCGCTCGAGGGCAGCTGCGGTCACATCCGGCTGGCCGACTTCGACGAGATCGAGCTGTCCAACCTCAACCGCATCCCGGGGACGGTCTTCGACCTCGGCGTGAACAAGGCGGTCGTGGTGGCCCGCCGCATCGCCGAGCTGGACCCGTACATCGAGGTGAGCATCGAACCCGCCGGCCTCACGCTGGAGACCGTCGACCGCTTCCTCGACGGCCTGGACGTCGTCGTCGAGGAGTGCGACTCCTTCGACGTGAAGCTGGCCCTGCGCGACGGCGCGCGGCGGCACCGGCTGCCGCTCGTCATGGAGACCAGCGACCGCGGCCTGCTCGACGTCGAGCGCTACGACCTCGAGCCGGACCGGCCGCTGTTCCACGGCCTGCTCGGCGACGCCCGCCCGGCCGACCTCATGGGCCTGTCGACGCACGACAAGGTCCCGTACGTGCTGCGGGTGCTCGAGCCGGGCGAGCTGTCGGCGTCGATGGCCGCGTCGATGACCGAGGTCGACGAGACCCTGAACACCTGGCCGCAGCTGGGCGGCGACATCACGCTGGGCGCCGCCACGGTGGCCGCCGCCGTCCGCAAGCTCGGCCTGGGCGCGCCCGTGCGGTCGGGACGGGTCCGGGTCGACCTCGACGCCGTGCTGTCCGAGCTGGCCGACCCGCCGCCGGCCGCCGACGCCGACTTCGGCGCCGACCTCGTCGTCGACCCCGAGCCCGCGCCGACCCTGCCGCGCGCCACCGTCGTGCACGCCGCGCGGCTGGCGCCGTCGGGCGGCAACACCCAGCCCTGGGCGTTCACGCTCAGCTCCGAAGGGTTGGCCATCGACCTCGACCGCACGCAGACGTCCACGCTGGACGTCGCCTTCCGCGGCAGCCACGTCGCCATCGGGGCGGCGCTGTTCAACGCCCGGGTCGCGGCCGCCCGGCACGGGCTGCTCGGCGCCGTCGAGATCCCCGCCGACGGCGACCACGTGGCGACCCTGCGGTTCGGCAGTGGCACCGACCCGGAGCTGGCCGGCCTGTACGACGCCATGCTGCGGCGGGTCTCGAACCGGCACTTCAACGGGCCCGCGCCGCTGCCGCCGGAGACGACGGACGTGCTGCGGGCGGCCGCCGCGGCCGAGGACGGCGACGTCCACCTCGTCACCGGGCGCGAGCCGCTGCGCCAGCTGGCCGAGCTGCTGGGCGAGTCCGACCGGCTGCGCTACCTCACCGAGCATCTGCACCGGGAGATGATGCGCGAGCTGCGCTGGCCCGGCGTCGACGCGCTCGACTGGGGCATCGACGTGCGGACGCTCGAGCTGGACCGCTCCGACCTCGCGAAACTGGGCGTGGCGCGGCGGTCCGACGTCATGGCGGTGCTCGCCGAGCAGGACCTCGGCCGGGCGCTCGGCGAGTCCACCCGCGATCGCGTCGAGGCCGCCGCCGGGCTGGCGGTCGTCTCTGTCGCGGGGTCGTCGCCGGCCGACTACGTGCGCGGAGGCCAGGCCGTCGAGCGGGTCTGGATCGAGGCCGAGCGGCTCGGTCTCGCGGTCCACCCGATGTCGCCGGTGTTCATCTTCGGCGTCGACGACGCCGATTTCGAGGAACTGTCGCCGCGGTACTCCGACCGGCTTCGTCGCTTGCGCGACGATTTCGCCGGGATCGTCGGACTTGGGCGAAGGCACGTCGCACTGGTGATGCGGATCGGATACGCTCCTAGCGTCAGCGTCCGGAGCCGCCGCCTGTCTGCCGACCGCACCGTTCGGGACGCCCTGGAGGCAGGGAGAAATCTATGAAGATGGACCCGGAGACGATCCAGCCGCTCCTCGAGGCGCTGGCTCGGGCCACGGATTCCATCTCGGCCGACGTGCTCGCCGTCGACGGCGGCATGCCGATGGTGTCGTGGGGAAGCGCCGCCGCGGCCGGGGTCGGGGGCAAAGACCTCACCGCCATGCGCGACGCCATCCGCGCCGCCACCACCGAGGTCGCCGGCCGGGCCGGCACCGAGCCGGTCGAGAGCACCACGCCGGCCGGCCACGCCGTCCTCGCCGTCAAGGTGGCCTACCGCGACTTCGTCGGCGCCATCTGCCTGGTGCGGATCGACGGCACCCCGTACGGCGTGAAGGACCGCGAGCTGATGTCGGTCTCCGGCCAGCTGTGCACGGCCGTCATGGAGGCCGGCGAGATCACCGACCAGCACGGCCGGCTCGACGCCCTCGTCACCTACGTCGCCGCCGAGCTGATGGGCGTCACCGCTCGCGACCTCGCCGAGACCCTGTTCAGGGTCATCAGCGAGCTGGGCCGCTACTTCGGCGCCGACACCTGCTTCCTGCGGCACAACGACCCGGGGCTGCAGGCCAGCGTGCTGGTCGACGAATGGCCGCGACGGGTGGACGTTCCCGATCCCGACCCGCTCGGCATCGTGCCGTGGGACACCGACGACCCGATCTTCTCGATGGTCCGCGACCAACGCGAGCCGTTCATCACCCGCCCGGCCGACGGCCAGCTCGGCTACCAGGAACGCGTCCGCGCCGGTTCCGGCGTGCCCGAGGTCTCGCTGGCGACGGTGCCGCTCATCCACGACGACACCACCCGGGGTGTGCTCGGCCTCATCCACTTCGGCGACCGCATCTGGACCCGCCCCGAGGTGCGCGCGCTGCGCGCCATCGCCTCGCTGCTGGTGCAGCTCGACGCCCGGGTCGCGGCCGAAGAGAGCCTGCACCACCACGCGTACCACGACGAGCTGACCGGGCTGTGGAATCGCCGGGCGTTCGTCGAAGACCTCAACGCCGTGCTGGAGGCCGATCCCCGGGCTCCGCTCGCGGTGCTCTTCGCCGACATGGATCGGCTGAAGACGGTCAACGACGTGCTGGGTCACACCGTCGGCGACAGCTTCATCCAGGCCGTCGCGGAACGGCTGCGCGACTCCGTCCGCCCGAACGACGTGGTCGCACGGCTGGCGGGCGACGAGTTCGTCATCGTGCTGCACGAGATCGGGTCGACGTCCGCCGCCGAGCGGGCCGCCCGGCGCATTCTGGACCGCGTCGCCGAGCCGCTCGAGGTCGGTGGCCACGCCATCAGCCGCAGCGCCAGCATCGGCGTCGTGGTCAACGGGGACATGCCCAGCACGGTCGACGAGCTGCTCGGCAACGCCGATGTCGCGCTGCTCGAGGCCAAAGAGCGTGGTGGAGACTCCGTAGTGGTGTTCAACGACGACCTACGATCCAAGCTCCTCGTCCGCGCCGATCTCGAGCTGCGGCTGCGCTCCGCCATCAGCAACAACGAGATGCGGCTGTACTTCCAGCCCGAGTTCGACCTCCGCGACGGCCGCATGACCGGCGTCGAGGCACTGGTGCGCTGGCAGCACCCGGAGCGCGGGCTGCTGGCGGCCGACGCCTTCATCTCCGTCGTCGAAGAGATCAACCTCTCCGCCGAGCTGGGCCGCTGGGTGCTCGAGGAGGCGTGCCGGCAGCTCGCGGCGTGGAAGCGCACGTCGCCGGTGCCGCCGCCGCTGGTCCGGGTGAACATCTCCGCCGGCGAGCTGATCAGCGCCGACTTCGTCGGCTTCGTCGCCACCCTGCTGAGCCGGTACGGCCTGGCGCCGGCCGAGCTGGGCATCGAGATCACCGAGAGCACGGTGATGCGCGAGATCGACGACGTCCAGACCACCCTCAACGGGCTGCGCGGGCTGGGTGTCACGCTCGCCATCGACGACTTCGGCACCGGGTACAGCTCGCTGGCCCAGCTGAAGCAGCTCCCGGTCGACATCCTGAAGATCGACCGCAGCT containing:
- a CDS encoding MFS transporter — protein: MSTSPATYRHVLGVAEFRWLWLAHLLSVIGDQLARVALTLLVFDRTESAGLAALTYALTYLPDLVGGATLAGLADRFPRRDVMVAADLARAALVAAMAIPGVPLAGQVCLLAVVQLLTAPFSAARQAALPDILSGDRLMLGLGIISMTYQASLVVGFGAAAALVAEFGVHTALLINAATFALSALLIAHGLSPHRPAALTAGSRSAAPGQWATIRAGWHGVARDPRLLTLLAIACCSGFYVVPEGLAVPYATELGAGSAAVGWLLAANPVGTFLGMLVLRRVRVDRRLVLMGPLAVASSAILIPTPWAPGLAAAVVLWTLSGLFSAHDMITQAAYVEATPPHLRGQAVGLAIAALRAAQGVAIVAAGIFAQLVAPSTVIAVAAVLGTLAATAAAVRWSRLGPASTPRRASGPSR
- a CDS encoding Rv1355c family protein — its product is MTDAVNGAGWRPELVTDPERLAALRADPAVQVADTLGQQQRDLARLLSAAPPEVAGEPARWFYYPWRRTLVQLLGPEAFHRLRTDRNRNKITAEEQQRLRRLSVGVAGLSVGHAIAHTLALEGSCGHIRLADFDEIELSNLNRIPGTVFDLGVNKAVVVARRIAELDPYIEVSIEPAGLTLETVDRFLDGLDVVVEECDSFDVKLALRDGARRHRLPLVMETSDRGLLDVERYDLEPDRPLFHGLLGDARPADLMGLSTHDKVPYVLRVLEPGELSASMAASMTEVDETLNTWPQLGGDITLGAATVAAAVRKLGLGAPVRSGRVRVDLDAVLSELADPPPAADADFGADLVVDPEPAPTLPRATVVHAARLAPSGGNTQPWAFTLSSEGLAIDLDRTQTSTLDVAFRGSHVAIGAALFNARVAAARHGLLGAVEIPADGDHVATLRFGSGTDPELAGLYDAMLRRVSNRHFNGPAPLPPETTDVLRAAAAAEDGDVHLVTGREPLRQLAELLGESDRLRYLTEHLHREMMRELRWPGVDALDWGIDVRTLELDRSDLAKLGVARRSDVMAVLAEQDLGRALGESTRDRVEAAAGLAVVSVAGSSPADYVRGGQAVERVWIEAERLGLAVHPMSPVFIFGVDDADFEELSPRYSDRLRRLRDDFAGIVGLGRRHVALVMRIGYAPSVSVRSRRLSADRTVRDALEAGRNL
- a CDS encoding putative bifunctional diguanylate cyclase/phosphodiesterase, which encodes MKMDPETIQPLLEALARATDSISADVLAVDGGMPMVSWGSAAAAGVGGKDLTAMRDAIRAATTEVAGRAGTEPVESTTPAGHAVLAVKVAYRDFVGAICLVRIDGTPYGVKDRELMSVSGQLCTAVMEAGEITDQHGRLDALVTYVAAELMGVTARDLAETLFRVISELGRYFGADTCFLRHNDPGLQASVLVDEWPRRVDVPDPDPLGIVPWDTDDPIFSMVRDQREPFITRPADGQLGYQERVRAGSGVPEVSLATVPLIHDDTTRGVLGLIHFGDRIWTRPEVRALRAIASLLVQLDARVAAEESLHHHAYHDELTGLWNRRAFVEDLNAVLEADPRAPLAVLFADMDRLKTVNDVLGHTVGDSFIQAVAERLRDSVRPNDVVARLAGDEFVIVLHEIGSTSAAERAARRILDRVAEPLEVGGHAISRSASIGVVVNGDMPSTVDELLGNADVALLEAKERGGDSVVVFNDDLRSKLLVRADLELRLRSAISNNEMRLYFQPEFDLRDGRMTGVEALVRWQHPERGLLAADAFISVVEEINLSAELGRWVLEEACRQLAAWKRTSPVPPPLVRVNISAGELISADFVGFVATLLSRYGLAPAELGIEITESTVMREIDDVQTTLNGLRGLGVTLAIDDFGTGYSSLAQLKQLPVDILKIDRSFVSALAESSGDRAIVAAIVRLAEAFNLTTVAEGVEDPAAVTTLLDLGCYRAQGFFMSKPLPAQVVLEQARNPGVPLRMV